The sequence CCAACATCGGGCACACGAAGGCGGCCGCCGGCGCCGCCGGGCTGATCAAAGCGGCGCTGGCGCTGCAGCGTCAGGTCATCCCGCCGACCACCGGCTGCGATGAGCCCCACCCGCTCCTGCGCGACCCCGGCGCGCCGCTGCGCATCGTCCGCGAGGCCGAGCCCTGGCCGGACGCTCCCCTCCGGGCCGCTGTCAGCGCGATGGGATTCGGCGGCATCAACACCCACGTCGTCCTGGAGGCCGCGAGCGTCCGCCGCACCACGGCGCGGTTGGCGGCCCGGGACCGCCGGGCGGCGCGGGAGCCGCTCGACTGCGAGGTCTTCGCCCTCTCCGCCGACACGGTCGCCGACCTCACCGCCCTCCTGGAGCGCGTGGCGGTGCGGGCGAGGACGATGTCGCTCGCCGAGCACGCCGATCTGGCCGCCGGCCTCGGGGAGCGCGCGCACGGTGACGCGCCGGTGCGGGCGGCGGTCGTCGCCCGCGACCCCGCCGAGCTCTCCGCGCGCGCGGAACGGGCCGGCGAGCTCCTCGCCGGGCTCGGCGAACAGGGGTTCGCCGCCCGGCCCGGCATCTACGTCGGCCGCGGCGCTCCGGCCCGGGTCGGGCTGCTGTTCCCCGGGCAGGGCGCCCCCGTACGGGAGCGCGCCGGGGCCCTCGGCGTGGTCCTCCCCGAGGCGGGGGAGCACTTCGAGGACGGGCTCGCGGCGGACCCGATCGACACCGCCGTCGCCCAGCCTGCCGTCTTCCGCGCCTCCACCGCGGCGCTGCGCTGGCTCGACCGGCTCGGGGTCACGGCGGACGCGGCGGTCGGGCACAGCCTCGGCGAGATCACCGCCCTGCACTGGGCCGGCGCGCTGAGCCGCCAGGACGCCCTGCACCTGGTGACCAGGCGCGGCCGCATCATGGCCGACACCTCCCAGGCGGGAACGGGGATGGCCTCCCTCGCCGCGCCGGCCGGCACGGTCACCGAACTGATCGACGACGCCGATCTGGTGATCGCCGCTGACAACGGCGCCGTCCAAGTCGTCGCCGGCCCCCTCACCGAGGTCGACCGCGTCGTGAAGAGGGCCCGCGCGAAGGGGATCACCGCCGGCAGGCTGAGGGTCAGCCACGCCTTCCACTCCCCGGCGGTCGCCGCCGCCGAGCCGGTGCTCGCGCGGCACCTCGCGGACCTGGCGGTGGCGGCCCTGCCCGGTCGCGTGTACTCCACGGTCACCGGCCGGGAGCTGACGGCCGCCGACGACATCCGCACGCTGCTCGCCCGGCAGCTCACCGCGCCCGTGCGGTTCCGCCAGGCGCTGGAGCTCCTCGCCGCCGACTGCGACCTGCTCGTCGAGGCCGGCCCCGGCCACACCCTCACGGCGATGGCCCAGTCGATCACGGACGTGCCGGTCCGCACGCTGGACGCGGGCGCCGGGTCGGCCGCCGCGCTCGGCGACGCCACCGCCGCGCTGTTCGCCGTCGGCGCCGTCTCCGACCTCACGGCGCTCTTCGCCGAACGCTTCCACCGCCCGTTCGACCTCTGGCGGGAGCCGGAGTTCCTCGCCAACCCCTGCGAGAGCGCCCCGACCGACGGCCTCGACCGTCGGTTCGGCCGTTCCGCGGCGGTCGCCGCGGGACCGGTCGCCGCCGATACCGCGGCGCCCGCGGCGGAGGCACCGCCCGGAGCGGACTCCGACGTGCCCTCCGTGGTGCGCGGCCTCATCGCCGACGCCCTGGAGCTTCCCCCCGATGTGATCGGCGACGGGGACCGGCTCCTCGGCGACCTCCATCTCAACTCCCTGCGCGTCGTCCAGCTCGCCGCCGAGGCCGCCGAACGGACCCGGCGGGCGGTACCGGCCGCCCCGCCGCTCTTCGCGGAGGCCACGGTCGGCTCGTTCGCCCAGGCGATCGAGGAACTGCCCGCCGCGGAAGGCGAGGCCGGTTCGCAGGGGCCGCCGGAGGGGGTCCGCGACTGGCATCGCGTACTGGTCGAATACGCCCGTCCGGTCGAGCTGGACGCCGAACCGGGGTCCCGCGTCTGGCACGTCTTCGGGGACGGCAGGTTGCGCGCGCTCGTCGAGCCCCGCCTGACCGCCCTCACCGAGGGGGACGAGCGAGCCGACTCCTCCGGGGACCCTCGCCCGGCGGTCGTCGCGTTCCTCCCCGAGAACCCGGACGACGGCGCGATCGACGCGCTGCTCGAAGCCGCCCACCTCGCGGTGGACACCGGCGCGCCCTTCACCGTCGTGGACTCGGGGGACACGGCGTCGGGCTTCGTGGGCACGATCGCCGCCGAGTACCCCTCCCTGCCGGTCCGCTGGGTCCGGGCTCTGGCGGCCGCCCCCGCGGACGCGGTCGGCGCGCTGCTCACGGCCTCGTGGGAGGGTCATGCCGAGATCGTCGTGGACGAGGAGGGCCGCACCCGCGCCCCCGCGTACCGGGCGGCCGGCTCCGGCGCTCCGGCCGGGCCGGTTCCGGACGCGGCCGGACCCCCGCTGTCCGCCGGGGAAGTGCTCGTGGTGACCGGAGGCGGGAAGGGCATCGGCTTCACGAGCGCGTACTTCCTGGCGCGGCGCTGGGGGGTGCGGCTGGGGCTGATCGGACGCAGCGGGGCGGACGCCGACGCCGAGCTGCGCGCCAACCTCTCCCGGCTGGGGGAGGCCGGCATCGACTTCTGCTACGAGGCGGCGGACGTCACCGATCCGGAGTCGCTCCACCACGGCGTCGCCGCGATCGTCGACCGGCTCGGACCGGTCAGAGGAGTGATCCACGCCAGTGGCCTGAACCGTCCGGCGCGGTTCAGCGAGATCGGCGCCGCCTACGCCGAGCACGCGGCGCCCAAGCACCACGGGCTGCGTGCGCTGCTGGACGCCGTCGACGCGGAGGGGCTGCGGCTGCTCCTCACCTTCGGGTCCGTGATCGGCCGCTTCGGCCTTGCCGGGGAGGCGCACTATGCCCTGGCCAACGGCCGCATGCGGGAGCTGGTCCGGACCCTCGCCCGGGATCTGCCGGGCTGCCGGGTCGCCAACCTCGACTGGACGGTCTGGTCGGGAGTCGGTATGGGCGAGCGCCTCAAGGTGCTCGACGACCTCGCCCGCGCCGGCGTGGCGCCGGTGCCCCCCGACCGGGGGACCGAGCTGCTCGCGCAGGCGGCCGAGGCGCGGCCGCCGTCGCATTCCATGGTGATCAGCGGGCGGCTGCCGCAGCTCGGCCAGGCCGGGGAGGCGGCCCTGGACGGGCACCGCTTCCTGCGGCGGGTGCGCGCGTGGACCCCGGGCGTCGAACTGGTGGCCGAGGCCGAGCTGAGCCTGCCGGGCGACCCCTACCTCGACGACCACCGCATCGACGGTGTGGCCGTGCTGCCCGCGGTGTGCGTGCTCGAAGCGATGGCCCAGGCGGCGGCCGCGCTGACCGGCCGGCCCGTGGCGGGGGTGGTGGATTCCCGCTTCGACCGCCCCGTGGTCGTCCCCGAGCACGGGACCCGTACCGTCCGGATATGTGCGCTCGTCCGCGAGGACGGGGACGTGGACGTCGCGGTGCGCAGTGACGAGACGGGCTTCGCCGTCGATCACTTCACCGGGACCGTCACCCCGGCGGACGCGGAGCCACCGGAGAACCCGGCCGTGACGGCGCGGGTACCGGCCCACACCGGTGACGACATGTACGGGCCGCTGTTCTTCCACGGCCGGCGCTTCCGCAGACTCCGCCGCTACGCTCAGCTGGAGGCCACCGCGTGCACGGCCGTGCTGGACGGCGACCGGCCCTGGCGGTTCGGGGAGGGCCTTCCGGCGGACCTCCTGTTCGGTGACCCCGCACGCAACGACGCCTCGATCCACGTCCTCCAGGGATGCGTCCCCCATCGGCGCCTGCTGCCGGTCGGGTGCGCGCGGTTCGCCGTCCACCAGGGCGGGGCCGAAGGGGGTGAGCTGACGCTCGCCGCCGTCGAACGCGAGCACTCCGGCGCCGACCACACCTACGACGTGGTCGTGCGCGACGGCTCCGGCCGGCCGGTCGTGAGCTGGACCGGGCTTCGCCTTCGCGACGTCGGCCCGCTGCCGGTCACGACCCTGCATCCGGTGCTCGTCGGGCCCTACCTGCAGCGCACCCTCACCGCCCTGCTCCCGAAGCGCGACGTCCGGCTGGTCGTCGAGGCAGCCGGGCCGGGCCACGACCTCAACGCCGGTCGCCGAGCGAACGGCCGACCCTGGGACGTCCTGGTGGAAGGGGAGCCGGTCGCCTGCGCGCGGACCTCCGACCCCGCGCCGGAACCCCCCACGCACTGGACCGGTCTCGCCGACCGGCTCGGCCGCCTCGTCGGTGAGCCGGAACGGCACATCCGGACACGCCTGCATACGGTCGGCGCATGCCTGTCCGGGCCGCCGGGCCCGCCCGGACTCGCCGTCCAAGGGGTCTACGAGAACGGATGGGTGGTCCTCCAGGCCGGGGGAGCGGACATCGTCTCCGTGGTCCTTTCCGTCGAAGGCGAAGCCGGGCCGATGGCGATGGCGATCCCCGTCAAGGGGGCATCGTGAGGGCGTACTTCGAATACCGGCACCTCGTGACCTTCGCCGACACCAATCTCGTGGGGAACGTCTACTTCACGAACTACCTGTCCTGGCAGGGCGCCTGCCGGGAGAGGTTTCTCGCGGAGAAGGCACCGAAGACCGTGGCGCGCCTGAACGACGACCTCGCGCTCGTCACCTCGTCGTGCTCGTGCGAGTTCTTCTCCGAGCTCTATGCGCTCGACACCGTCTCGGTGCGGATGTCCCTCGTCGCCATCGATTTCCACCAGATCACCATGGGTTTCGAGTACTACCGGACCACCGACGGGCCGGCCCGGCTCGTGGCGCGCGGCGAGCAGACCGTCTCCTGCACGGTGCGGGTGGAGGAGGGCGGCCTGACGCCCGTCGAAGTCCCCGACGAACTCCGGACGGCCCTCGACGCCTACGCGCCCGACCCGCACGGAGCCCGCCGCCCGCGATCGGAGACGCCGCCGCGATGAGGTTCTCCGAATCCGGCGCGGTCCCGGAGGCCCGCGCGCCGGTCATCGGCATCGTCGGCTGCGGACGGATGGGCACGGCGCTCGCCGAGACCTTCGCGGCGCAGCGACGGCCGTTACTGCTGGCCAGCAGGGGCGGCGGCTCCGCGAGCGGCCTCGCCGAACGGCTGCCGGGCGCCCGTGCCGGCAGCCTGGAACGGGTGGCCCGCGAGGCCGACATCGTGGCCCTGGCCAGCCCTCTCGCCGCCATCCACACCGAGATCGCTCCGCGCATCCGCGCCCACGTGGTCGGCAAGCCGGTCATCGACATGTCCAACCCGGGCGGTCACGACCTCCTCGGCCACGGCTCCGCCGCCGAGCTGATCGCCTGCCTGCTTCCCGGCGGCGCCGTGGTCAAGGCGTTCAACTGCCTCTCCGCGCGGCAGCTCGCCGGCGCCGCGCACAACGGCGTCACGCTGACGGTCCCCATCGCCGGAGACCATCCCCGCGCGAAAGAGGCGGTCCGGTCGATCGTCGAGTCCGGCGGACTCGAGGTCGCCGACGCGGGCGACCTCCCCGGCAGCCGCTGGATCGAAGCCCTGGCCCAACTGCTCATGCGCCTCGAAAAGCAGCCCGGGCTCGGCGACGCCGTGGGCTTCCGGCTGCTTCGCCTCACCGCGTGCGAGGCGGCCTGGACCAGGCCGTGACCCCACGCCGGCGGATCGGAATCCGGCGCGGGCTCCGTCTAGTCGATCGCGATCGGGAAGTGGTCGATGCCGCGGCCCACCCATGAGTCGCGGCGGGCGGGCTCTCCGGCGAGCCGGATGCGAGGGAAGCGGCGCAGCAGCCGGGGAAGCGCGATCCGCGCCTCCAGGCGCGACAGCGGCGCTCCGAGGCAGAAGTGGCCGCCTGCGCCGAAGGTGAGCGGCGCGGTGTAGGGCCGGTCCGGGTCGAAGCGGTCGGGCCGGCGGTAGCGGCGCGGGTCCCGGTTGCCGGCGGCCAGGATGGCGACCACCTTCGTGCCCGCCGGGATCGTCGTCCCCAGCAGCTCCACGTCCGCCCCGGCCCAGCGGCTCGTCGCCTGCACGGGCGGCTCGAACCGCAGCACCTCCTCGGCGTAGGCGGAGGCGAAGCCGGGCTCGGCGCGAAGGCGGTCGGCGAGGCCGGGATGCTCGAAGGAAAGGAGGAGCGCGTGCGCCATGAAGAAGTTCGTCGTCTCGAACCCGGCCGTCAGGAGCAGCATCATGTTGCCGACCAGCTCGTCGCGGCCGAGCCCGCCTCCGTCGTCGTGCACCCGGACCAGGGAGCTGACGAGGTCCGCCTCGGGACAGCGGCGACGCCGCTCGATCAGCTCGTCGAAGTACACGGCCAGGTCGTCCATGGCCGTGTCCGCCGGAGCGAGCCGGGAGGCGTTCGTGATCCCCTCGAGGGCGGTCGTGACGTCGGCCGCGATGGCCCGGAACCACGCCTGGTCGCGCTCGGGCACCCCGAGCAGCCCGCTGATCACCGCGATCGGGAGCCGGGAGGCGAACTCGGCGATGAAGTCGACCGCCGTGCCGCCCGCGCCCGCCTCCGCCAGCGAGTCCAGGAGCCGGTCGGTGATCTGCTCGATCGCCGTCTCGTAGCCCGCCACCCGCCGGGGCGTGAACTCTCCCCGCAGCAGCCGCCGCAGGCGGGTGTGCGCGGGCGGATTGCTGTAGAGCATGGAGTCGGTGTACGCGCGCAGCGAGGAGTGCGCCCGCCACTCCGGATAGAAGAGGTCGAAGCTCTCCCCGTCCTGGACGCGCAGCCGCGGATCCCGCAGCACCCGGTCGCACTCGTCGTACCCGACGGCGGCCATCACCCCGGGTTTGATCTTCACCAGGTCGCCGTGCGCCCGTATCTCCTCGTACAGGGGATACGGATCCCGGAGTCCCTCGCCCACCAGCGCCGCGAGCGCCTCACGCGGCTGCATCGTCCCCGTGGCCATCGGCTCGTCCCTTCCGCGAGATTCCTCGTTGTCGCCGCCGGCGCGGGGTTCCTCGGCCCGCCGCGGCCCGCCGTGTCCCGGGTCACCTGCCGGGGTGAAGCTCGACGATCGAAACCGCTCCGGCGGGATGGACGGAGGCGACCCTGAGCCCGGCCTCGTCGGCGAGCGCGGACAGCTCCGGCAGCGACCGCACCTTCCCCCCGCAGTAGGCGAGCATCCGCAGGTCCAACCCGGTCGGCCCGCCGCCCGGACCGACGTTCTCCACGACGAACACCGAGCCGCCCGTGCCCGCGGCCTCCGCGCAGCGGGCCAGGATGGCGCGCGCCGGATCGTCGCCCCAGTTGTGGACGACCAGGGAGAGGACATAGCCCCCGGCCCCCGGCGGGAGCGGGCCGAACATGTCGCCCGTCTCGACCTCGGCGCGGTCGGCGACGCCCGCCGCGGCCAGCGCCTTTCGCGCCGCGTCGGTGGCGGGGGGCCGCTCGACGAGCACGGCCCGGAGCCCCGGGTGCGCGGTGAGCAGCGCGACCAGGAGCGTGCCGTCCCCGCCGCCGACGTCCACCACGCGGCCCAGGGACGCCCAGTCGTACGCCGATGCGATCCGGCGCGCCCGGTCCCTGCCGCCGGGGCGAAGCATGGCGCGGAAGGCGGCCTCGTGGCGGGGCTCGGCGGCCAGGTCGTCCCAGAAGGAGAGGCCGAAGCGCCGCGGGTAGGCGGGCTCGCCCGTGCGCACGCTGTGCAGCAGCTCGACGTAGCACAGCTCGGCCCGGCCGCCCTCCTCGATGTCGAGGCAGGCGCGAAGGCCGGCGGGGTGATCGCCGCGCAGCGGCTCGCCCAGCGCGGTCAGACCGTACCGGCCGGAGTCGTCCAGGCTCAGCACCCCGCGCACCGCGAGGTAGCGCATCAGGCGGGCGAGCCCGTCAGGGGCGGCGCCGGTGGCCTCGGCCAGTTCGGGCACGGTCCGCAGACCTGACGCGATGTGGTCGGCGATGCGCAGCGTCGCGGCCACCCGCACCGCCATCGGGGTCGCGAGCTGGGCCATCGCCCACAGCGCGGGGACGGCCTCGTCCGCCGCCGCCGACACGAGTCCTCCGTCGTGACGCGCCGGTGCGGGGCCGCCGGACCGGCGGCCGTGCGGCTCGTCAGGCTTGACCATGCGGTTCATCGATCTCCCCGGTGCGCGGCTACGGACGGAACAGGTCGGCGGCCATGGTGGTGACGCCGGCGGCGGGACGGACAGGGAAGCCGATCTGCCCGAGGACGTCCCGCCGGACGTCGACGCCGGGCGCCACCTCCGTCAGCACGAGTCCTTCGGCGGTCATCTCGAACACGGCGCGTTCGGTGACGACGAGGGCCCGCTGGCCGCGCTCCAGACCGGCGCGGACCGCGTAGGTGACGTGGTCGGCCTCGGGCACGAGCTTCTGGATCTCGCCCTCCCGCAGGATGTCGAGCCTTCCGCCCTCGCAGGAGACGTCGAGGCCCTGGGTGGTGAGGGTGCCTCCGAGGACGATCCGCTGCGCGTTGTGCGCGATGTCGACGAATCCGCCGCCGCCCGGGCTCGTGCCCGCGAAGCGGCTGACGTTGACGTTCCCGGCGGCATCGAGCTGGGCGAAGGAGAGCGCGGCGAGCGCGCAGCCGCCGCCGTCGATGAAGTCGAACTGGTAGGTCCCGTCGACCAGCGCCTCGGGGGAGTAGTTGGCCGAGAACTGCCAGCCGCCCATGACGACGCCGCCGAAGGAGCCGTGCTCGGTGGTGAAGGTGTAGTCGTCCAGCCGGTCGTCGCGGAAGGCGCCGTCCTCCGCCATGGCCAGGATCGCGCTCGACGCCGCGCCGAACCCGAGGATCGTGGTCTCACCCGGGCGGATCTCCCGCGCGACACGGCGCGCGATGACCTTTCCCGGCCCGGGGCGCAGGCGCGGCAGGCGCCCGACCGGGTGCGGCACCGGCCGCAGGTAGCCGGGGTCGTTGCGCACCTCCGTCCCGATCAGCTCGCCCGCCGCGACCACGACGCGGTCGACGAGCACGCCGGGGACCTGCACCTCGCGCGCGGGCCGGGACCCGCGCGGCACGATCCGCGACACCTGCGCGATCACGGTGCCGCCGCTCGCCTTGACGGCGAGGGCGAGGGCGAGGGCGGCGGAGGTGAGCGGCAGATCCTCGAAGGACAGGTTGCCGTGGGCGTCGGAGCTGCTGGCCCGGATGATCCCCACGTCCAGCGGCCAGGTGGGGTAGAGCAGGAGCTCCTCGCCGCGCAGCTCGACCACCTCCACCAGGTCGTCCTTGGCCCGGCCGGTGAGGCGGCCGCCGCCGTGGCGCGGGTCGGCGAAGGTGCCGAGACCGATGCGGGTGAGGTAGCCCGGGCTCCGCCGCGCGACCTCCCGCAGCCAGTGCATGGCGGCGCCGATCGGCCAGCTGTAGGCCTCGACGAGATCGTCGCGGATCAGCTCGGTGAGCGCCGGGCGGGCACCGGTGCGCGGATGCCGCGGATTGATGTAGGAGCCGGCGACGATCCGGCGCATCAGCCCCTCGCGGGCCACGCCGTCCATGCCGCCGATGTCCATGGCGTCGCCGGTGGCGCAGGGGAAGAAGAAGGTCAGGTCCCGGGGGGAGCCGAGCCGCTCGAACCGCTCGCCGATGGCGCGCAGGACCGCGTCGGGCGTGATCCAGCCGATGACTCCGGTGCTCGCGACGGACTGCCCGTCCTCGATGAGGGCCGCCGCGGTCGCCGCGTCACAGACCTTGCCCCCCACGGCAGCAGCCGCGACATCGTCCATCGCGTCCCCTCGGCGTCGCACCGATCCCGGTCGTCCCGTCGCGGACCTGGTTCCCTCCGCACCGGACGGGGTCGAATGTCAATGCTATCAAAAACTATAGTTATCGCCCAGATCGACGGATTGCCTTCCCCGGCAGTTGCTGGATTTGGCGTTCGCGGTCGGCTTTTACAACGCGAGGCAATATGTTTTTCTAGTAGGACGTGCCCGGGTGTGGAAAGTGAGGCAGCGTGCGACGTGGTGTGGACGCCTCGTTCTCCGCCCTCCCGCTGGACTCCCTGGCCGATGCGGCGCTCGGCCGCGCGGCCGGGCTCGGGGCCGGGCACGCGTCCTTCCGCCTCGACCGCGTCCGCACGGCGCGGCTGCTGCTGCGCGACGGCGTCCTCGGCGGCGGGCAGGACGCCACGGACACGGGGCTGGCCGTGCGCCTGTGGCACGGGGGCGTCCCCGGCTTCGCCGCCGCCCCCGAGCTGACGGCGCGCGCCGCCGCCGGAGCCGCCGAGCAGGCGGTGGCCGTCGCCCGCGCGTGCTCGGCGATCGGCGGCGGCTCCGGTGAGCCGGTCGGCGAACCGGTCC is a genomic window of Actinomadura citrea containing:
- a CDS encoding NADPH-dependent F420 reductase; protein product: MRFSESGAVPEARAPVIGIVGCGRMGTALAETFAAQRRPLLLASRGGGSASGLAERLPGARAGSLERVAREADIVALASPLAAIHTEIAPRIRAHVVGKPVIDMSNPGGHDLLGHGSAAELIACLLPGGAVVKAFNCLSARQLAGAAHNGVTLTVPIAGDHPRAKEAVRSIVESGGLEVADAGDLPGSRWIEALAQLLMRLEKQPGLGDAVGFRLLRLTACEAAWTRP
- a CDS encoding methyltransferase; protein product: MNRMVKPDEPHGRRSGGPAPARHDGGLVSAAADEAVPALWAMAQLATPMAVRVAATLRIADHIASGLRTVPELAEATGAAPDGLARLMRYLAVRGVLSLDDSGRYGLTALGEPLRGDHPAGLRACLDIEEGGRAELCYVELLHSVRTGEPAYPRRFGLSFWDDLAAEPRHEAAFRAMLRPGGRDRARRIASAYDWASLGRVVDVGGGDGTLLVALLTAHPGLRAVLVERPPATDAARKALAAAGVADRAEVETGDMFGPLPPGAGGYVLSLVVHNWGDDPARAILARCAEAAGTGGSVFVVENVGPGGGPTGLDLRMLAYCGGKVRSLPELSALADEAGLRVASVHPAGAVSIVELHPGR
- a CDS encoding type I polyketide synthase, which encodes MTVENDAIAVVGLGCRHPDASTPEQLWETVLARRRAFRPLPRERLDLGDYGDPAGGPDTTDLRYAAVLDGWTFDRSRYRVPGPAYRVTDLAHWLALDVAGDTLTAAGFPGGRGLDRRRAGVILGNTLTGEFSRAALMRLRWPYVRRNLVSALAARGWGTTELDGLLREVEESYKEPFAEPNDESLVGGLANAIAGRVCNHFDFRGAGYTVDGACSSSLLAVITACTYLRDGDLDFALAGGVDLSLDPFELVGFSRLGALADSAMRVYDARPTGFLPGEGCSMVALMRAGDAVAAGQRPIALIRGWGMSSDGNGGLTRPDVSGQRLALERAYARAGFGPETVALFEGHGTGTEVGDRTELHALSEIHDGRRRPRPAALGSIKANIGHTKAAAGAAGLIKAALALQRQVIPPTTGCDEPHPLLRDPGAPLRIVREAEPWPDAPLRAAVSAMGFGGINTHVVLEAASVRRTTARLAARDRRAAREPLDCEVFALSADTVADLTALLERVAVRARTMSLAEHADLAAGLGERAHGDAPVRAAVVARDPAELSARAERAGELLAGLGEQGFAARPGIYVGRGAPARVGLLFPGQGAPVRERAGALGVVLPEAGEHFEDGLAADPIDTAVAQPAVFRASTAALRWLDRLGVTADAAVGHSLGEITALHWAGALSRQDALHLVTRRGRIMADTSQAGTGMASLAAPAGTVTELIDDADLVIAADNGAVQVVAGPLTEVDRVVKRARAKGITAGRLRVSHAFHSPAVAAAEPVLARHLADLAVAALPGRVYSTVTGRELTAADDIRTLLARQLTAPVRFRQALELLAADCDLLVEAGPGHTLTAMAQSITDVPVRTLDAGAGSAAALGDATAALFAVGAVSDLTALFAERFHRPFDLWREPEFLANPCESAPTDGLDRRFGRSAAVAAGPVAADTAAPAAEAPPGADSDVPSVVRGLIADALELPPDVIGDGDRLLGDLHLNSLRVVQLAAEAAERTRRAVPAAPPLFAEATVGSFAQAIEELPAAEGEAGSQGPPEGVRDWHRVLVEYARPVELDAEPGSRVWHVFGDGRLRALVEPRLTALTEGDERADSSGDPRPAVVAFLPENPDDGAIDALLEAAHLAVDTGAPFTVVDSGDTASGFVGTIAAEYPSLPVRWVRALAAAPADAVGALLTASWEGHAEIVVDEEGRTRAPAYRAAGSGAPAGPVPDAAGPPLSAGEVLVVTGGGKGIGFTSAYFLARRWGVRLGLIGRSGADADAELRANLSRLGEAGIDFCYEAADVTDPESLHHGVAAIVDRLGPVRGVIHASGLNRPARFSEIGAAYAEHAAPKHHGLRALLDAVDAEGLRLLLTFGSVIGRFGLAGEAHYALANGRMRELVRTLARDLPGCRVANLDWTVWSGVGMGERLKVLDDLARAGVAPVPPDRGTELLAQAAEARPPSHSMVISGRLPQLGQAGEAALDGHRFLRRVRAWTPGVELVAEAELSLPGDPYLDDHRIDGVAVLPAVCVLEAMAQAAAALTGRPVAGVVDSRFDRPVVVPEHGTRTVRICALVREDGDVDVAVRSDETGFAVDHFTGTVTPADAEPPENPAVTARVPAHTGDDMYGPLFFHGRRFRRLRRYAQLEATACTAVLDGDRPWRFGEGLPADLLFGDPARNDASIHVLQGCVPHRRLLPVGCARFAVHQGGAEGGELTLAAVEREHSGADHTYDVVVRDGSGRPVVSWTGLRLRDVGPLPVTTLHPVLVGPYLQRTLTALLPKRDVRLVVEAAGPGHDLNAGRRANGRPWDVLVEGEPVACARTSDPAPEPPTHWTGLADRLGRLVGEPERHIRTRLHTVGACLSGPPGPPGLAVQGVYENGWVVLQAGGADIVSVVLSVEGEAGPMAMAIPVKGAS
- a CDS encoding acyl-CoA thioesterase; this translates as MRAYFEYRHLVTFADTNLVGNVYFTNYLSWQGACRERFLAEKAPKTVARLNDDLALVTSSCSCEFFSELYALDTVSVRMSLVAIDFHQITMGFEYYRTTDGPARLVARGEQTVSCTVRVEEGGLTPVEVPDELRTALDAYAPDPHGARRPRSETPPR
- a CDS encoding cytochrome P450, translated to MATGTMQPREALAALVGEGLRDPYPLYEEIRAHGDLVKIKPGVMAAVGYDECDRVLRDPRLRVQDGESFDLFYPEWRAHSSLRAYTDSMLYSNPPAHTRLRRLLRGEFTPRRVAGYETAIEQITDRLLDSLAEAGAGGTAVDFIAEFASRLPIAVISGLLGVPERDQAWFRAIAADVTTALEGITNASRLAPADTAMDDLAVYFDELIERRRRCPEADLVSSLVRVHDDGGGLGRDELVGNMMLLLTAGFETTNFFMAHALLLSFEHPGLADRLRAEPGFASAYAEEVLRFEPPVQATSRWAGADVELLGTTIPAGTKVVAILAAGNRDPRRYRRPDRFDPDRPYTAPLTFGAGGHFCLGAPLSRLEARIALPRLLRRFPRIRLAGEPARRDSWVGRGIDHFPIAID
- a CDS encoding CoA-transferase, with product MDDVAAAAVGGKVCDAATAAALIEDGQSVASTGVIGWITPDAVLRAIGERFERLGSPRDLTFFFPCATGDAMDIGGMDGVAREGLMRRIVAGSYINPRHPRTGARPALTELIRDDLVEAYSWPIGAAMHWLREVARRSPGYLTRIGLGTFADPRHGGGRLTGRAKDDLVEVVELRGEELLLYPTWPLDVGIIRASSSDAHGNLSFEDLPLTSAALALALAVKASGGTVIAQVSRIVPRGSRPAREVQVPGVLVDRVVVAAGELIGTEVRNDPGYLRPVPHPVGRLPRLRPGPGKVIARRVAREIRPGETTILGFGAASSAILAMAEDGAFRDDRLDDYTFTTEHGSFGGVVMGGWQFSANYSPEALVDGTYQFDFIDGGGCALAALSFAQLDAAGNVNVSRFAGTSPGGGGFVDIAHNAQRIVLGGTLTTQGLDVSCEGGRLDILREGEIQKLVPEADHVTYAVRAGLERGQRALVVTERAVFEMTAEGLVLTEVAPGVDVRRDVLGQIGFPVRPAAGVTTMAADLFRP